One window of Candidatus Acidulodesulfobacterium acidiphilum genomic DNA carries:
- a CDS encoding polyamine aminopropyltransferase, translated as METWFFENQTGNFGIKIRVESILFHEFSDYQEIAVYDTLEFGRVLVLDKAVMFSDKNEFVYHEMLGLVPLFSHKKPERILIIGGGDGGVVRECLKNPFVKHIDLVEIDKKVIDVSKKFFPEIACKLDDKRVRILAEDGIAFVKRVNSGGREDEKYDVILIDSTDPVGPAEGLFRRDFYEAASGSLKTDGIFAAQTESPFFNKNLIKDVGKIIREIYEKSSLYLASIPVYPSGLWSFTAGSKKYDTKVINESYDNFDFAGLETDLKYYSREIHSASFILPNFIKEILK; from the coding sequence ATGGAAACTTGGTTTTTTGAGAATCAGACCGGCAATTTTGGAATAAAAATTAGGGTTGAATCTATATTGTTTCATGAATTTTCGGATTATCAGGAGATTGCGGTTTACGATACTTTGGAATTTGGCAGGGTGCTTGTTTTAGATAAGGCGGTTATGTTTTCGGATAAAAACGAGTTTGTATATCATGAAATGCTTGGTCTTGTCCCTTTATTTTCGCATAAAAAACCTGAAAGAATTCTTATAATAGGCGGCGGCGACGGCGGCGTAGTCAGGGAATGCCTCAAAAATCCTTTCGTTAAACACATAGACCTTGTTGAAATAGATAAAAAAGTAATCGACGTTTCCAAAAAATTTTTTCCTGAAATCGCCTGCAAACTTGACGACAAAAGGGTAAGAATACTGGCGGAAGACGGAATAGCATTTGTAAAAAGAGTTAATTCCGGCGGCAGGGAAGACGAAAAGTACGATGTTATACTTATAGATTCTACCGACCCCGTCGGTCCGGCTGAAGGGTTGTTTAGGCGCGATTTTTACGAAGCTGCTTCCGGTTCTCTGAAAACCGACGGAATATTTGCGGCGCAGACGGAATCTCCATTTTTTAATAAAAATTTAATTAAAGACGTAGGAAAAATTATAAGGGAAATTTATGAAAAATCATCGCTTTATCTGGCTTCTATACCGGTTTATCCCAGCGGTTTATGGAGTTTTACGGCAGGCTCCAAAAAATATGATACTAAAGTTATAAACGAAAGTTACGATAATTTTGATTTTGCGGGTCTTGAGACTGATTTAAAATACTATTCCCGCGAAATACATTCCGCCTCTTTCATTTTACCTAACTTTATAAAGGAGATATTAAAATAA
- the speB gene encoding agmatinase — MIETNLSKTSSFFNSADSYEKSDLILLGVPMDYTASNIPGSRFAPKRVRELSYTLENYSPFFDDFIDEKFYDAGDIVLPWGNTDKSIKFIGETAKGILSDGKKIVSIGGDHLITYPVVKEYAEKYKDLVVLQFDAHTDLREEWNNEKYSHATVLKLIHDIIKKGNLYQFGIRSGSKEEFDFAKKHCHIYKNDVYEPLKKVLGNLSNKDVYITIDIDVLDPAFAPGTGYIEAGGISSKELLDSVSLLLSESNVNIVGADVVEVCPPTDNSDRTSAIAAKLLREIIIGMAKNKK; from the coding sequence ATGATAGAAACCAACTTATCGAAAACTTCTTCATTTTTTAATTCGGCGGATTCTTATGAAAAGTCAGACTTAATTCTTCTCGGCGTTCCTATGGATTATACCGCAAGCAATATTCCCGGTTCAAGGTTTGCTCCTAAAAGAGTAAGGGAGTTGTCTTATACGTTAGAAAATTACAGTCCTTTTTTTGACGATTTCATAGACGAAAAGTTTTATGACGCGGGAGATATAGTTCTGCCATGGGGCAATACCGATAAAAGCATTAAATTTATAGGAGAAACTGCAAAAGGAATTCTATCCGACGGAAAAAAAATAGTAAGTATCGGAGGCGACCATTTGATTACTTATCCGGTAGTAAAAGAGTATGCCGAAAAATATAAAGATTTAGTGGTTCTGCAGTTTGACGCCCATACCGATTTAAGGGAAGAGTGGAATAACGAAAAATATTCGCACGCCACGGTTCTAAAACTTATTCACGATATTATCAAAAAAGGCAACCTTTATCAGTTCGGAATTCGTTCAGGCTCTAAAGAAGAATTCGATTTTGCTAAAAAACATTGCCATATATATAAAAACGACGTTTACGAACCTCTAAAAAAAGTTTTGGGCAATTTGTCTAATAAAGACGTTTATATTACTATAGATATAGACGTTCTAGACCCGGCGTTTGCGCCTGGAACCGGATACATAGAAGCCGGCGGAATATCGTCTAAAGAGCTTTTGGATTCCGTATCCCTTCTGCTGTCGGAATCAAATGTAAATATAGTAGGGGCGGACGTGGTAGAAGTTTGTCCTCCTACCGATAATTCGGACAGGACTTCGGCTATTGCGGCAAAACTTTTGAGGGAAATAATTATCGGAATGGCTAAAAATAAAAAATGA
- a CDS encoding arginine decarboxylase, pyruvoyl-dependent — protein MFETPDIYTLAAGTSEGTSKLGAFDNAILKAGVGNTNLIKLSSILPPKAVYKEKIVYPRGVLVPIAYGAITSDKKGETIAAAVAIAVSVEDGFGVIMEFSGVTSAKNAEETVRKMAEDAMKHRNIGIKEIVSKSSEHTVENFGCAFASVPMWYSKLI, from the coding sequence GTGTTTGAAACACCCGATATATATACTCTGGCGGCAGGTACGTCGGAGGGAACTTCAAAATTGGGGGCATTCGATAATGCCATTTTAAAAGCGGGAGTCGGCAATACCAATTTAATAAAACTCAGTTCTATTCTTCCGCCGAAAGCGGTTTATAAAGAAAAAATAGTATATCCGAGAGGAGTGTTGGTTCCTATAGCATACGGCGCTATTACCAGCGATAAAAAAGGAGAAACAATTGCCGCCGCTGTGGCGATAGCCGTTTCCGTAGAAGACGGATTCGGAGTTATAATGGAATTTTCCGGCGTAACTTCAGCTAAAAATGCCGAGGAAACCGTTAGAAAGATGGCGGAAGACGCAATGAAGCACAGGAATATAGGAATTAAAGAGATAGTTTCTAAAAGCTCGGAGCATACCGTAGAAAATTTTGGATGCGCATTTGCTTCGGTTCCTATGTGGTATTCCAAACTGATATGA